A genome region from Bombus pyrosoma isolate SC7728 linkage group LG14, ASM1482585v1, whole genome shotgun sequence includes the following:
- the LOC122574912 gene encoding sodium-dependent nutrient amino acid transporter 1-like, which translates to MRCTKNHFIDNNDGVEGSYRLSMISGSEKPLENGSTTVTVEAGETERAQWDNKIEFLMSCVAFSVGLGNVWRFPYTAYQNGGGAFLVPYIIVLFIIGKPIYYLEMTLGQFSSRSCVQVWSISPAFRGIGYGVTISVFLVVTYYCSLMALAVYYLLASFQSVLPWSFCWEEWKDICFDSAPTDREIMANISSKSSSADLYFRKVVLNEVGILEGLGYPSWKLVLSLFASWMFVFIVLSNGVKSSGKAAYFLALFPYVIMISLLIRAVTLEGAVDGIIFLFKPTWEKIFDPSVWYAAVTQSFFSLGVCFGAVIMYSSYNRFDHNVLRDCTVVTIMDFGTSLIAGCTIFGILGNLAHESGKKDISTVVRAGTGLAFISYPEALAKFTVVPQLFAVLFFLMLFILGIGTTVAFTAVINSVIKDRFPNIKNWKIAAGVSSAGFLVGIVYCTRGGQYVLNLVDYFGGTFIIVFLACFEIIAISWVYGVDNFLDDIEFMVGSRPSFYWRFCWYYLTPLTLLSILIYFLSELTPITYNGEYYPTSAYVAGWLILGLGVIQLPIWMFVSKIKNEGKSYLDIFKPSADWGPKDPVKFKEWKEFKDSKRIARMNLEKKRWKIVALLVGED; encoded by the exons ATGCGTTGCACAAAG AATCACTTCATCGACAACAACGATGGCGTGGAAGGTTCCTATAGGCTTTCTATGATATCTGGAAGCGAGAAACCGCTGGAGAATGGG tCGACGACAGTCACAGTCGAAGCGGGAGAAACTGAGAGAGCACAATGGGATaacaaaatcgaatttttaatgTCCTGTGTCGCATTTTCGGTTGGCCTGGGAAATGTTTGGAGGTTTCCTTACACTGCCTATCAAAATGGTGGTGGTGCGTTCCTCGTGCCATATATCATTGTTCTGTTTATTATCGGGAAACCAATCTATTACCTGGAGATGACGTTAGGGCAATTTAGCAGCAGGTCTTGTGTACAAGTTTGGTCCATTTCACCTGCTTTCAGAG GCATCGGTTATGGCGTGACGATTTCCGTTTTCTTAGTAGTTACGTATTATTGTTCTCTGATGGCACTGGCGGTATATTATTTACTGGCTAGTTTTCAATCAGTTCTTCCTTGGTCCTTTTGCTGGGAAGAATGGAAAGATATCTGCTTCGACAGCGCTCCAACTGACAGGGAAATAATGGCAAATATTAGCAGCAAAAGCAGCTCTGCTGATTTATACTTTCG GAAAGTGGTTCTTAACGAAGTTGGAATACTAGAAGGACTGGGATATCCATCTTGGAAATTGGTTCTATCTCTGTTCGCCAGCTGGATGTTCGTTTTCATAGTGCTGAGCAACGGTGTGAAGAGTAGCGGAAAAGCAGCGTATTTCCTCGCCTTATTTCCATATGTGATCATGATAAGTCTTTTAATAAGAGCAGTTACCTTGGAAGGAGCTGTAGATGGAATAATATTCCTCTTCAAACCAACCTGGGAAAAGATCTTCGATCCATCGGTATGGTACGCAGCCGTGACCCaatcctttttctctcttggAGTTTGTTTCGGAGCTGTTATCATGTATTCCTCCTACAATCGCTTCGACCATAACGTATTGAG agATTGTACAGTGGTTACGATCATGGACTTTGGCACGAGCCTGATCGCAGGATGTACTATTTTCGGGATTCTGGGCAATCTCGCCCACGAGTCTGGCAAAAAAGACATAAGCACGGTGGTTCGTGCCGGAACAGGCTTAGCTTTCATCTCTTATCCAGAAGCTCTGGCTAAATTTACCGTGGTCCCACAATTATTTGCCGTGCTTTTCTTCTTGATGCTGTTTATCTTGGGAATTGGTACCACCGTGGCATTCACTGCAGTCATCAACAGCGTTATCAAGGACAGATTTCCAAATATCAAAAACTGGAAGATCGCTGCTGGGGTTTCATCCGCCGGTTTCCTCGTTGGAATCGTTTATTGCACGAGA GGTGGTCAATACGTTTTGAACTTGGTAGACTACTTCGGAGGCACGTTCATCATAGTGTTTCTCGCTTGTTTCGAGATTATCGCTATTTCTTGGGTGTACG GTGTCGATAATTTTCTAGACGATATAGAATTTATGGTGGGAAGCAGACCTTCGTTTTACTGGAGATTCTGCTGGTATTACCTAACTCCATTGACGCTTCTCTcgattcttatttatttcctttcggAACTGACGCCGATCACGTACAACGGCGAATATTATCCGACTTCTGCCTACG TCGCTGGATGGTTAATTTTGGGACTAGGAGTGATTCAACTTCCTATCTGGATGTTCGTTAGTAAGATCAAGAACGAGGGGAAATCTTATTTGGAT ATATTTAAACCGAGCGCCGATTGGGGACCCAAGGATCCtgtaaaattcaaagaatGGAAGGAATTCAAAGACTCAAAGAGGATAGCGAGGATGAATTTGGAGAAGAAGAGGTGGAAAATCGTAGCTTTGTTGGTCGGAGAGGATTAA